CTGATCGGACCCGCCGGCGAGCAGTGCCTGTGCGCCGCCACCATCCAGTTCTCCGATCCGGAAGGGCTGCCCTCCCGCTCCGCCGGTCGCGGCGGCCTGGGCGCGGTCATGGGTTCCAAGGGCGTCAAGGCCATCATCCTTGACGGCGACGCGAACGCGAAGACCGTCTACGGCAACGAAGAGCTGTTCAAGGAAGCCCGCAAAGAATGGGTCGACGTGCTGCGCAGCCATCCCGTCACCAGCCAGGGCCTGCCCGGGTTCGGCACTGCGGTGCTGGTCAACGTCATCAACGAAGCCGGCGCCTTGCCGACCAAGAACTTCCGTAGCGGCAAGTTCGATGGCGCGGAGAAGATCTCCGGCGAGACCATGGCCGCCAATATCGAAAAGCGCGGCGGCAAGACCAAGCACGGCTGCCACACCGGCTGCGTGATTCAGTGCTCCCAGGTTTACCACGACAAGGACGGCAAATACCTGACCACGGGCTTCGAGTACGAGACCATCTGGGGCTTCGGCGCGAACCTCCTCATCGACAACCTTGACGATATCGCACAGATGGACCGCACCTGCGACGAAGTGGGCATGGACACCATCGAGATGGCCAACGCCATGGCCATGGCCATGGAAGGCGGCGTGCTCGCCTGGGGCGACAGCAAGGGCGTCCTGGCCGAACTGAACAAGGTCGGCACCAAGGATCCGCTGGGCCGCATCTACGGCAACGGCACCTCCTACACGGCCAAGGCTTTCGGCGTGGACCGCATCCCCGTGGTCAAGAACCAGGCTCTGCCCGCCTATGACCCGCGCGCAGTCAAGGGCGTCGGCGTAACCTACGCCACCACCCCCATGGGCGCGGACCACACCGCCGGCTACGGCGTGTGCCAGAACGTGCTAAAAGTCGGCGGCGATGTCGACGGCCACAAGAAG
This DNA window, taken from Desulfomicrobium sp. ZS1, encodes the following:
- a CDS encoding aldehyde ferredoxin oxidoreductase C-terminal domain-containing protein, with protein sequence MKVLRINTRTKSFKFEELGDLAGLGGRALTSRVVNKEVPANCHPLSAENKLIFAAGVLAPTNAANSGRISVGAKSPLTGGIKESNSGGQFAHTLPKLDILAVILEDKPEAGSPMQEIFISADKVVFKDSAVAGMRNYAAQEKLLSAYGDKAVTALIGPAGEQCLCAATIQFSDPEGLPSRSAGRGGLGAVMGSKGVKAIILDGDANAKTVYGNEELFKEARKEWVDVLRSHPVTSQGLPGFGTAVLVNVINEAGALPTKNFRSGKFDGAEKISGETMAANIEKRGGKTKHGCHTGCVIQCSQVYHDKDGKYLTTGFEYETIWGFGANLLIDNLDDIAQMDRTCDEVGMDTIEMANAMAMAMEGGVLAWGDSKGVLAELNKVGTKDPLGRIYGNGTSYTAKAFGVDRIPVVKNQALPAYDPRAVKGVGVTYATTPMGADHTAGYGVCQNVLKVGGDVDGHKKEGNIEISKNLQIATAAVDSLGLCLFVAFAILDDARGVPCMAKLITGLTGKEMSVDEMMNIGVNCLKDELDFNKRAGFTDEDDQLPRFFREELLAPHNVGWGYSTEELQAAKV